From the genome of Hymenobacter cellulosilyticus, one region includes:
- a CDS encoding serine hydrolase domain-containing protein: MKITTYLAALGMALTLTTSAWAQAAPAATAADSVDALIKNRMQQQRIPGLQLAVVHHGKIVKLSNYGLANVQDSVPVTSRTVFPINSITKAFTGVAVMQLVEAGKLDLAAPIGQYVKGLPAAWQPVTIGQLLAHSSGIPNIMPDDEQISENEQQAAWAKVQTQPMDFKPGEKFSYNQTNYLLLGKLIDQLSGQPFAQFIEQKQLWAVGMPHSKFGDAHTVTPHAVRGYSFLHAVDGELRRARSCATSSRYLPLSSTPPPASTLRPTTWPTG, from the coding sequence ATGAAAATCACTACCTACCTGGCGGCCTTGGGCATGGCCCTGACTCTTACCACCAGCGCCTGGGCCCAAGCAGCGCCGGCGGCCACGGCGGCCGACAGCGTGGACGCCCTGATAAAGAACCGGATGCAGCAGCAGCGGATTCCGGGCCTGCAGTTGGCCGTTGTTCACCACGGCAAAATCGTGAAGCTCTCCAACTACGGGCTGGCCAACGTGCAGGACTCGGTGCCGGTAACGAGCCGGACGGTTTTCCCCATCAACTCCATTACCAAAGCCTTTACCGGCGTGGCCGTGATGCAGCTCGTGGAAGCTGGCAAGCTAGATCTGGCCGCCCCCATCGGACAGTATGTAAAGGGGCTGCCGGCGGCCTGGCAACCGGTTACCATCGGGCAGCTGCTGGCCCACAGCTCGGGCATTCCCAACATCATGCCCGACGACGAGCAGATAAGTGAAAACGAGCAGCAGGCCGCCTGGGCGAAGGTGCAGACCCAGCCCATGGATTTTAAGCCCGGGGAGAAGTTCAGCTACAACCAAACCAACTATTTGCTCCTGGGCAAGCTGATCGACCAGCTCAGCGGACAGCCGTTTGCCCAGTTCATTGAGCAAAAACAATTGTGGGCCGTGGGCATGCCGCACAGCAAGTTTGGCGACGCCCACACCGTAACGCCCCACGCGGTACGGGGCTACAGCTTTCTGCACGCCGTGGATGGGGAACTGCGCAGGGCAAGGAGCTGCGCAACGTCTTCGAGGTATTTGCCCCTATCCTCTACACCGCCGCCGGCCTCAACTCTACGGCCGACGACCTGGCCCACTGGGTGA
- a CDS encoding serine hydrolase domain-containing protein yields the protein MRNVFEVFAPILYTAAGLNSTADDLAHWVMSLQQGKLLKANNLAKLWTPVLLNNGQTGGFSRQLNGYAAGWPTVGRPEHRAAAAVGGGRSAVFVYPEDDLAVVVLTNLIGSNPDRFVDEIASFYVPDMRLATGFGLPPQLRALHNELRKRGFENALALVRQQQKQNPAYQLPEDDVNAWGYTLLRQQMTAQALEIFKLNVSLYPTSPNTYDSLAETYQEMGNKALAVKNYRQALKLDPSSRNAAEQLKKLL from the coding sequence CTGCGCAACGTCTTCGAGGTATTTGCCCCTATCCTCTACACCGCCGCCGGCCTCAACTCTACGGCCGACGACCTGGCCCACTGGGTGATGTCTTTGCAGCAAGGCAAGCTTTTGAAAGCCAACAACCTGGCTAAACTCTGGACGCCGGTGCTGCTCAATAATGGCCAGACCGGCGGCTTCAGCCGGCAGCTGAATGGCTACGCCGCGGGCTGGCCCACGGTGGGCCGGCCCGAGCACCGCGCCGCCGCGGCCGTGGGCGGGGGCCGCTCGGCCGTATTCGTCTACCCCGAAGACGACCTGGCCGTGGTGGTGCTGACCAACCTGATTGGGTCTAACCCCGACCGGTTTGTGGATGAAATAGCCAGCTTTTACGTGCCTGATATGCGACTGGCTACCGGCTTTGGCTTGCCGCCCCAGCTGCGGGCGCTACACAACGAGCTGCGCAAACGCGGCTTTGAAAACGCGCTGGCCCTGGTGCGGCAGCAGCAAAAGCAGAACCCGGCCTACCAGCTGCCCGAAGACGACGTCAACGCCTGGGGCTACACCCTGCTACGCCAGCAGATGACGGCCCAGGCCCTGGAAATCTTCAAGCTGAACGTGAGCCTCTACCCAACCAGCCCCAACACCTACGACAGCCTGGCCGAAACCTACCAGGAAATGGGCAACAAAGCCCTGGCCGTGAAAAACTACCGCCAGGCGCTTAAGCTGGACCCCAGCAGCCGCAACGCCGCCGAGCAGCTCAAAAAGCTTCTGTAA